A stretch of DNA from Candidatus Hydrogenedentota bacterium:
AAACTCGTAGTCGAGGTAGTTCACCGACGACCCGCCCAGCGCGAACACGCGCAGGGTGCGCGGCGGCTTGCCCCGCGCGAAGCGCTGCGTCTGGAACGACACCGTCTTCTCGGGGTTGGTGATCATCATGGAGGCGTCGGAGGGGTCGGGCACGAAGAGGCGGCTGGACGGGTCGAAGCCCTGGCCCAGGTCCACCACCAGCGGCGGCACCCAGATTTCCCGGACCCGCGCCGCGCCCTCAAGGACGCCGAACAACAGCGCCACGGGCAGCACCACGGCCAGCACGGGCACGAGCACGCGCCGCTTCGGGGCGGCGACGGCGGGCGGGGCTTCGGGTGCCGTCATGTGCCGCCCTCGCGAGGGACGGCCGGGGCGATCAGGCGCTCGATTTCCGGCGCGATCCCCTCGGCGTAGAGGGCGTGGCCCTTCGGGGTGAGGTGGCCGTCCAGCTCATAGAAGAGGTCGGGCTCGGTCTCCCGCGCCGTGAAGGCCGGGCTGGCGGTGAAGAACGGCAGCTCCGCCTTCGCGGCGGCGCGGCGGATGCCCTCGTCGGCGTTTTGGGCGGTCATCCACTCGGCGTCGGGGATGTAGCCGACCTTCGCCACGCCCTCGAACGCGGGCTTGTTGACATAGGGGCCGTCGGGCACGCTGAGGACCGCGGTCATGGCACCGTACTCCTCCGCCGCGCGGCGGATGCGGCCGAGGTATCCCGCCAGGTTGTCCACCCGCGTCTTGATCCACGGGTCCTCCATGTTCATGGGCAGGCTGTAAATGCGCGGGTTTTTCAGGGCGAGGTCCACCATGTACGGGTTGAAGGTGCCCGCGAAAAACGCGTCCCTCACCCGGGGGTCCATGGCGTCGAAGCGGGCGCGCTCCTCGGGCGTCATCTTCTCGTGGAAGTCGCGGGCCGTGTTTTCCTGCCAGCGGCGGTTGTCCTCCGCCGTGCTTGTCTGCGGCGGCATCTCCTGTCTCCGCGTGTCGCCCATCCGCTCGACGCGCAGGTCGCGGATCATCCGCATGGTGTTGGGGAACAGCGCCCGCGCGAGAACCGCCGCGCGGCTCCGCGGCGCGGCGGCGGGGGCGCCCTCGTCGTCCCCCGAGGCGTTCAGGTCGTTGCCCTGGGTCACGCAGACCAGCACCAGGTCCGGCCGGATCAGCGGGATGGCCTTCTCCGCCAGCTCCGCGTAAAACGGCGGCCCCGCGCCGGGCTTGCCCAGGTTCACCGTCTCCACGCGCCAGCCCTTGGCGCGCAGGGCGTCCTCCAGCCGGCGCAGCCAGGTTTCCTCCGCCGCCACGCCCCATCCGTAGGTGTACGAGTCGCCGATGGCGGCGATACGGAAGGTCTTCGGGTCCGGCGACAGCTCACGCTCGCGCAGGCCCAGCGAGTTGATGCGGGCCGTGTAGGTGAACTCCAGAAAGCCGAAGGTCTGTTCCGCGTTCGGCGGAAAGATCAGCTCCATCGTGCCGCGCGGCGCCGGGCGCATCACCCAGCGGCCCAGCAGCCGGTCCCCGGCGAGGCACGCGCAGAACACCACCGCCACCGACCCGAACACCAGCAGCAGGTTCTTTTTCCACTCGCTCTTCAAGGGCATGGATGCTCCCGCCGGAAACCGCGCACCCCCCGCGCGGCGTCCCGTTGAGTCGTCATTATGGCAAATGCCCCCCCGAAGGCAATCCGGGCGCTCCGCGCGCGTTCTGGTTCGTCCATCCCGTCCATCCTGTCCATATAGTCCATCCTGTCCATCCCGTCCATCCCGCCGCTTGTCTTGCGGGGGCGCGCGCGGCCATAATCGGGGGACGGCGCGCGGGCGCGACGGGCGGCCTGCGGCAATCTGGAGGATCGCGGGATGGCAGACCGGAAACTGGGCGTGCTGGAGCATGGTTCGGGATGGAGGACGGGGGCGCTGTGCGCCGTTCTGGGGATGCTGTGCGCCGCGGGCGCCTGGGCGCAGGACGACGCCGCGCGGCGCGCGGAGGCGCTGGCCGCCATTGACCGGGGCGCGGCGGCAGGGCCCTTCCAGCCCGCATGGAACTCGCTGGAGACCTACACCGTCCCCGACTGGTACCTCGACGCGAAATTCGGCATCTTCATCCACTGGGGCGTCTACTCCGTGCCCGCTTTCGGCAACGAGTGGTACCCGCGCAACATGTACCGCGGGGACTCGCCCGAGTTCCGCCACCACGTCAAGACCCACGGCCCGCAGAAGACCTTCGGCTACAAGGACTTCATCCCCGGGCTGACGGCGGCCCACTACGACCCCGCCGCCTGGGCGGAGCTCTTCCGGAAGGCCGGGGCGAAGTACATCGTCCCCGTGGCGGAGCACCACGACGGCTTCGCCATGTATGACTGCTCCTACTCCGACTGGACCGCCGCCAAAATGGGGCCCAAGCGCGACGTCGTCGGCGAGCTCGCCGCCGCCGTGCGCAAGGAGGGCCTCATCTTCGGCCTGTCCAGCCACCGCGCCGAGCACTGGTGGTTCTTCGACGGCGGCCGCGCCTTCGACTCCGACGTGAACGACCCCGCCTTTGCCGGGCTCTACGGCCCCGCCCAGCCGGAGAAGGAGTCCACGCCCGACGCCGCCTTCCTCGACGACTGGCTCCTGCGCACCTGCGAGCTGGTGGACAAGTACCAGCCCCAGCTCGTCTGGTTTGACTGGTGGATCGGGCAGCCCTGCTTCCAGCCCTACCTCCAGCGCTTCGCCGCCTACTACTACAACCAGGGCACCGCCGGGAACCGCGGCGTCGCCATCAACTACAAATACGATTCCTTCCCCGTCAAGGCCGCCGTGTGGGACATCGAGCGCGGCCAGCTCGCCGAAATCCGCCAGCCCTTCTGGCAGACCGACACCTCCGTCTCCCTCAACTCCTGGGGCTACGTCGAGAAACAGCGCTACAGGACCGTCACCTCCCTCGTCCAGGACCTCGTGGACATCGTCAGCAAGAACGGCGCCCTCCTGCTCAACATCGGCCCGCGCCCCGACGGCACCATCCCCGAGCCGGAACAGGAGATGCTCCTGGACATCGGAAAATGGCTGGAGGTGAACGGCGAGGCGGTCTACGGCACCCGCCCGTGGAGGGTCTACGGCGAGGGCCCCACCAAGGTCACCGACGGCTACTTCACCGACGGCAAGAAGAAGGCCTTCACCCCCGCGGACATCCGGTTCACCACCAAGGACGGCGCGCTCTACGCCGTGCTCCTCGCCTGGCCCAAAAAGCGCGTCGCGCACATTGACTCCCTGTCGTTCTCCGACGGCAACGTCGCCGAAGTCACCCTCCTCGGCGCGCCCAAGCCCCTCAAGTTCAAGCAGAACGACAAGGGGCTCCGGGTGAACCTGCCCAAGGAAAAGCCCTGCGACCACGCCTACGCCCTGAAGATCACCTTCCAGGCGAAGTGACCGGCGAACCACGGACCACACGGACCACACGGAAGGCGCGCCCTCCGCGCGCGTCCTGGTTCGTCCATCCCGTCCATCCCGTCCATCCCGTCCATCCCGTCCATCCCGTCCATTCTGTCCATCCCGTCCATCCCCCCGCTTGTCTTGCGGGGGGGCGCTCCGCCATAATCGGGGGAGCGGCGCGCGGGCGCGGTGGTGCGGCCCGCGGCAACGTGGAGGATCACGGGATGTCGGACCGGAAGCTGGGCGTGCTGGTGCATGGCGCGGGATGGGTGGCGGGGGAGCACATCAAGGCGTTCAAGAACAACCCGCACACGCGGGTGGTGGCGATTTCGAGCCGGCGGATGGAGAGCTGCCGCGCGCGGGCGGAGGAGGCGGGGCTGGAGGGGGTGGCGCTGTACACGGACTATGAGAAGGCCCTGGCGCATGAGGGGGTGGACATTGTGTCGGTGTGCACGCCGCAGCAGCACCACGCGGACAATGTGGTGGCCGCCGCGGAGGCGGGGAAGCACATCGTCATCGAGAAACCGGCGGCGAACACGCCGGCGGAGATGCGGGCCATGCTGGACGCCGTGACGAAGGCGGGGGTGAGGACGGTGGTCAGCTTTGTGCTGCGGTGGAACCCGATGTTTGAGACGGTGAAGGCCCTCATCGCGGACGACGCCATCGGCGATGTGTATTACACGGAGGCGGACTACCAGCATGACATTGCGAGCTGGTGGACGGGCTACGGCGAGGGCCGCACGAAGGCGCTGGGCGTGAGCGCCGCGCTGGTGGCGGGGTGCCACGCCATTGACGCCGCGCGCTGGTTCGCCGACAAGGACCCGGACAGGGCGGCGGTGCCCGTGGAGGTCTTCGCGTACAGCGGGGGCTGGCGCAAGGGGAAGGAGGTGGAGTACGACTACTTCAAGAACGCGTGGAAGCCCGCGCCGCCGCTGGAGTATGACGACCTGGAGGTGGCGCTGGTCCGCTATTCCAACGGCGCCCTGAGCAAGGTCTCGACGAACTACGGCTGCGTCATGCCCTACATGCTCCCCGTGGAGGTCTTCGGCACGCGCGGCACGATCAGGGACAACCGGGTCTGGTCGCACAAGTTCCCCGGCCAGCGCGGCTGGGTGGAGATCCCCACGATCCTCCCCGAGAGCGCCGACGTGTCCCACCACCCCTTCCAGGGCGAGATGGACCACTTCGTGGACTGCGTCCTGAACGGCCGCGAGTCCCATTGCAGCCTGGCGGACGCCGTGCTCACGCACTCCATCGTGTTCGCGTCGCTGCGCTGCTACGAGACCGGCCAGCCGGTCCGCCTGCCCTTGGAGGAGTTCCTCTAAGCGGCCGACGGGGGGAAGACGAGGCCGGCGGGACGCCGGCGGTGCGGAATTGCGGCGCGCGGGTCCGTGCCGTGGCACCGGCGTCCCGCCGGCCTTGTCTTTGGGCGCTCCCCGCCGCGTCGGCCGCCCCGGAACATTTCCCTGTTCGCTCCGGCGAATCCCCGCCCCGCGATCTTCCTGAAAAACAGCCCTCCCCGCCGCGGCGCAACCGCCGCGGCGGGGAGGGAAAAGGGGGACGTTGCCGCGCTCACACCCCGGGGGCGGGGGGCTGGGCGACGTAGCTGGTGAGGATCTTCATGTAGTTGGCGCGCTCAAAGGCGGCGGGCTCGGCGCAGTTCTTCTGGCTCATGGCGCCCTGCATCTGGGCGACGGAGGCGTAGTCGTTCTCCTCCATCCACTTCGCCATGCCCTCGAGCATGACGCGCAGGTGGCCGGGGCCGCGCTTGAGGAGGGCCGAGGTCGTCATGGCGGCCTTGGCGCCGGCCATCATGCACTTGAGCGCGTCGGCCCCGGTGTGCACGCCGCCGGTCACGGCCATGTCGGCGGAGATGTGGCCGAAGAGGATGGCCACCCACCGCAGGCGCAGGCGCAGGGCGGCGGAGTCGCTGAGCACCAGGTCCGGCTTGACCTCGAGCTTCTCCAGGTCGAGGTCGGGCTGGTAGAAGCGGTTGAACATGACCAGGGCGTCGGCCCCGGCCTCGCTCAGCCGCCGCGCCATGTTGGCCATGGAGCTGAAGTACGGCCCGATCTTCACGGCCACGGGGACCGTCACGGCGGCCTTGACGGTCTTCACGAGGTCAACGTACATGTCCTCGACCTGGGCGCCGGTCATGCCGGGGTTGGTGGGCACGTAGTAGACGTTCAGCTCGACGGCGTCGGCGCCGGCCTGCTGCATCTCGCGGGCGTACTCCACCCAGCCGCCGGCGGACACGCCGTTGAGGCTGGCGATGATGGGGATGCCGGTGGCCTCCTTGGCCTGCCGGATGTGGCCGAGGTAGCCCTCGGGCCCCATCTTGTAGTCCTCCAGGTCGGGGAAGTAGGTCATCGCCTCCGGGCTGGAGAGCTCCCCCTGCTGGAGGTTGGCGTTCAGCTCCTGGCTCTGGAAGGCGATCTGCTCCTCGAAAAGCGAGTGGAGCACGATGGCCGCCGCACCCGCGTCCTCGAGCTTGCGGATGTTGTCCAGCTTCTCGCTG
This window harbors:
- a CDS encoding alpha-L-fucosidase — translated: MADRKLGVLEHGSGWRTGALCAVLGMLCAAGAWAQDDAARRAEALAAIDRGAAAGPFQPAWNSLETYTVPDWYLDAKFGIFIHWGVYSVPAFGNEWYPRNMYRGDSPEFRHHVKTHGPQKTFGYKDFIPGLTAAHYDPAAWAELFRKAGAKYIVPVAEHHDGFAMYDCSYSDWTAAKMGPKRDVVGELAAAVRKEGLIFGLSSHRAEHWWFFDGGRAFDSDVNDPAFAGLYGPAQPEKESTPDAAFLDDWLLRTCELVDKYQPQLVWFDWWIGQPCFQPYLQRFAAYYYNQGTAGNRGVAINYKYDSFPVKAAVWDIERGQLAEIRQPFWQTDTSVSLNSWGYVEKQRYRTVTSLVQDLVDIVSKNGALLLNIGPRPDGTIPEPEQEMLLDIGKWLEVNGEAVYGTRPWRVYGEGPTKVTDGYFTDGKKKAFTPADIRFTTKDGALYAVLLAWPKKRVAHIDSLSFSDGNVAEVTLLGAPKPLKFKQNDKGLRVNLPKEKPCDHAYALKITFQAK
- a CDS encoding dihydroorotate dehydrogenase-like protein, whose product is MDLSTTYLGLNLKNPIVVSPSPISEKLDNIRKLEDAGAAAIVLHSLFEEQIAFQSQELNANLQQGELSSPEAMTYFPDLEDYKMGPEGYLGHIRQAKEATGIPIIASLNGVSAGGWVEYAREMQQAGADAVELNVYYVPTNPGMTGAQVEDMYVDLVKTVKAAVTVPVAVKIGPYFSSMANMARRLSEAGADALVMFNRFYQPDLDLEKLEVKPDLVLSDSAALRLRLRWVAILFGHISADMAVTGGVHTGADALKCMMAGAKAAMTTSALLKRGPGHLRVMLEGMAKWMEENDYASVAQMQGAMSQKNCAEPAAFERANYMKILTSYVAQPPAPGV
- a CDS encoding Gfo/Idh/MocA family oxidoreductase, whose translation is MSDRKLGVLVHGAGWVAGEHIKAFKNNPHTRVVAISSRRMESCRARAEEAGLEGVALYTDYEKALAHEGVDIVSVCTPQQHHADNVVAAAEAGKHIVIEKPAANTPAEMRAMLDAVTKAGVRTVVSFVLRWNPMFETVKALIADDAIGDVYYTEADYQHDIASWWTGYGEGRTKALGVSAALVAGCHAIDAARWFADKDPDRAAVPVEVFAYSGGWRKGKEVEYDYFKNAWKPAPPLEYDDLEVALVRYSNGALSKVSTNYGCVMPYMLPVEVFGTRGTIRDNRVWSHKFPGQRGWVEIPTILPESADVSHHPFQGEMDHFVDCVLNGRESHCSLADAVLTHSIVFASLRCYETGQPVRLPLEEFL